A window of Phaseolus vulgaris cultivar G19833 chromosome 4, P. vulgaris v2.0, whole genome shotgun sequence genomic DNA:
ATGGAGAGAAGTGATGGGCTAACACTCTCAGTAGTCTTGAACCCTTCGCATGACAACCTTATTTGACTCTGTGAGCAATTGCAGTTGTTCTTCACAACCACGTTCCACTCAGGTTTTCCACCTACTGTTCTTCCACTTCTGGTTGTTCCAATGTTGATGTTGTTCAAGTTACAGAAACTAGACCCTGCAAAATTAATGGATCAAACTCATGcacaacacacacaatcacaCTCACAAACTTAAAGCTTCATGGCAAAGCTTCAATAACTTAATAGAATCTACCTTTCATGGCAAAGCTCAGAAAGAGAACGCAGATTAGGTACTTCAAACTTGTTGCCATTTTCTAATCACAACAAGTCCTAAATCCTTACCAGAAGAGTGTCTGGTGTGTTTTATGTTTCTCTTATTTAAAGGAGTTTTCATTGCCTTGAAAATGTAAACattaatgttttataattataaatattaattaacatcttaacatatataaaaacaattaatctTAATATAATAACACACAGTtaatcttaaaataataaacacaattgaccttaaaataattaatgtaattcattatatatttattacttCCAGTTTTACTTTATTCACTTCCTTTTTAAGGATTTTTTTATCTATCTAACTTTCAACTTCCTCAAATATCtaattactttatttatatatataaaaaaaattattaataatataaactactttatatatcaataatattttttaagttaataaaaatataattaattattctaatttctaaaattaatttttatttaatattttttttatagtaatataCATAgtgatataaaaattaaaaatatgaaacagaaatttttataaatattttattaaagtaaAGAAACATTGTATTTTTCGGTTTCTCCATAAAATCCTTAAATGACACATAAAAAGAATGTAGCTGGTACTTTACCTAGGATAAAATTATTacttaaatatatttcaaatatctAATATTTGACCAATTTTCGTTTTTAGTTTCTAATGCTTTTAAAATTAGATacctaataaattaaattttttgtttatcttttaaaaaataatgtatttcaTTTCAATACCTTTTGTTTTACGTAATccatataatattttaagattattttttttctagataTAATTTTTGTCTAATGAACATAATTTCATTTTACACTTTAAAGCTTTAATcatgattttttatattatagtaATCAATAAATTCACTCTTTTAATTGTGATTAATCTATTTAGGTTTATTTTGACCTTAAATGTTATTTATGCTAATCTTGTTTTTAGTTGTAGTAGACAGTCTAATCATTCTCAAAGTAGACAGTCAGACTAGATATTGCGAATGACCCGAATCATGTGAAAGTTCAAGTTACTTAATTGAAAGTAAATATGACTTTCATTTAGATAGCAGTTTGTTTTAACCTTATGGTCTTTTTGACATCTGATTTTTATATGAATGTTGAGggttcaattattttatctaatttagatttttttgttagtttgtattgttttgattaattttttaggCGTTTGATTCAAGATGTAAAAGAGACACCTCATAAGTAGATAGGTGGATACAAGTGGAGATCGATATTTGCGAGAAGAAAAAGAGATGacacattaataaattaaaataatgatttaGTTTATTAAAATGACCTAAAATTCAAAGTTGTATAATTTACTATGGGTTAACcgattaaaataagttttttaatcTAGTAAAACCATTTAAATTTcaagttcatttttgtttttctattttaatagattaaaataaatttataatgtatttaaaatcacttaaaattcatattttaatggttttaagatattaaaatatcatttagTAATTAAAGtgatcactacaagaaaaatttaatttatctacAAAAGAATTTCATAGGTAAATCAGCATTATCTACAAACAATGTGTCCACGGATAACTCAAAGAGTAGTTACCCACCAACTTCAATCCATAGGTAATGTGCCCGTGggtaaatctttttttttcaattattatttacaaatattattttatgtccatttttatgattattattaacaaattattattatacttattagtataattatcaatattaatataattaataatataaatattatttacattattcatgatttaatattattaatttttaatattattattatacaaattaataacattattaattattataataattttattaatattaataaatattaataattattattaaatattattaaacattattaaatattattaaacatgattaaatattattaaatatcattaaacattatagtaattattaaacattatagtaattattaaacattattaatattattaaataatattaatattattaaatattattaataatattaaatgttattaataatattaaatgttatttaGGTTGTGTATGGATTGGAGAGAGAATGTCTCAGGATTTCAGGGAATAAATTTAGAGAGTGATTTGAGATGAAAGTATGAaaaaagtgaggttgtttggattaatgTATGTTATAGTggatttgtgaaatttttttattaaagtttgtgAGTCATATGATGATTgagataatttttaatttttcaaaatgtaaattttaattttacaaatttaccatTGTATTTAACACTGTTTGAACAATGaaatattatgtattttttgtGTGTAGATTTAACTtaattgaaattttgtaaattatatGGAGTATTGTTGAACATGGAAAGATgtgataaaattaatattatctaAACATGTACAACTTTaccattatatttaaaataattttaaaaaaatatgatttattaatTTGTACATTTTAGTTGTTTGTAATAAAAACACTATTTTCGATATTGTGTAGGAACtgactttaaaaaaatacagaTTATGTAAGTTTGTctgaacataaaaaaattatgcttcaattaaaaataaatttataatattcataattataaaGTTTCCATTATGACAAGTTTCCGTTATAAATAGGAAATAATGTTTATGTTATAATGATTTATATGATTCATTAGTTTTGCATTATACTGaaatctgaaataaataaaaaatatggcACCAACCTCAACTTATGATTAAAATACACATTGAATTGTATCGAAATAAAACATGGGATGAACCTCAATTAGTCATTCTTTGAAGTATACAATACATAAAGTTCTCAAAAAAGACATATATTCATCTCATGGAAATTTGAACAAAATTGTCAACATAATAAAGTTaattacaacaacaaaataacaTTCCCTAAAAACATCTGAATCAACATCTTCAAACACTTCtcataattatttaacaataattgcATCCCTTTTATGATCAACGTCTTTAATGAAccatttaaagaaattaaagtccaacattatatcaaacaaaaacataaaataaaataaaaaaaatcaataacttTCACATAACATGCATACTTTATAGAAAacatagttaaaaaatataatttatacttaagATAACCCAAAAATCGATTTTCAATACTCGTACTTCCACCATGATGACTAATTACATTGTTTATACACACCCTACCCATTACAACGAAGATGGAAAATGATAACAAAACATTGAAACACATTTAGGAAAAGTCCTcatttctcaaaaaaaaaaaattaagcctAAAGTTCATTATTGGAAATTGTAAAAACAAAATTGGAAATGCAATAAAAGGAATAATCTGTTGCAGATAAGTCAATTTACTACTCATTTCTTTTCCcaaaattataacattaaataataaataaataatatgtgCCGATAAAAACGTTAAATAATATATCATCATgttttatcttaatttaaatGAGCCTTTTAATGCggttttattctttaaatttttatttgtgacattttattaaaatgaagaagaataatatttaactcgtttatgtattatatattttataatatatcttCAATTATTTAGGTTGTGTTTGGAGTGAGAAGCGGATGTGTGAGAATTTGAAAGAGTAAGTTTGAAGTGATTTAAGATGAAAGTGTGATGAAACTGAAGTTGTTTGAATTAAGGTGTTGGAATTAAGGTATCTTAAGGTGAATTTGTGaggaaaaattattaaagtttgtgagtgatgtgagaaaagttttaatttttgtaaaaggtgtaaaatgtaagtttacaaatttacccttatctTTAAAactatttgaataatgaaatatgagaAGTATTATTATGAATGGAGGGATAGAGTGTTTGGAGAAAGGTTTATGATTAACAAAAAAGTATGAGAGGTTAGAGGCATGAGGAGAAAAGGAGGATCCCAAGCATAAGAGAAACTAATACTTTGAAAAcccaaaattcataaattaattaatacttTGATTCTTCACCAATCATTGTTATCTCAATGTATTTATTCAGagttttaagaaaatttataaGTAATGTGATAATTGTGAGAgaatttttaacttttcaaaatgtaaattataattttacagATTTACTCTTGTctttgaaattatttgaaaaaatgaaatatgatgtatttttgtgtagatttgagttaattaaatttttgtaaatTATATGTCCTATTGTTGAACATGGAAAGtcttgataaaaataatattatctaaacatatataaatttaccattatatttaaaataatttttaaaaaatatgatttattaatTTGTGCATTTTAGttgtttataattaaaatattattttcggTATTGTGCAGTAACCGAATTTGGAAAAAATACAAACCATGTAATATCTGAACATAAAAAATTGtgctttaattaaaaataaaattataatattcatGTAAAGTTTCCTTTATGAcaaattttgttataaataGGAAATAATGTTTTcgttataataatttatatgaatCATTCATTTTACATTATactgaaatagaaaaaaaatatgacaaCAACCTAAACTTATGATTAATACACattaaattgtattaaaaataaaacatgggATGAACATCAAATATTCATTCTTTGAACTACACAATACATAAAGTTACTATATTACAATTCCAAAATTGACATGTGCTCATCTCATGGGAATTTGAACAAAATTGccaacataataatgttaattacaACAACAAAACATCCCCCTTAACAATATCTAAATCCATTTTGTGGACACCTTCAAACGCTTCTCTAGACTACATGAATGTTTCACTTAATGAAGAAATGAATGTTTCACCAGTACCTAAACCCACGGTGAAATAGAAGGTGAACGAGAAActttacacaaaaataaaaagagacatacctatataaaaaaaaaataagtgaaacAAGATTTATTCTGAAGTATaacaatatattaattttttcaaaattgacaTTAACTCAAGAATTAGAAAATCCTATTTATGCATAGCAGCAAGGCAACAACTTATTTTTGGAAGGCATTGCTCATTGTTATACCTTTAATGCATTAATGGATATAAAGTTTAGCTAGGTGTTTTTGGTTCCTTGGTACTAAAAAAGATCTTTAGTTTTAGTCCTATCATTGCAAAACCATGGCAGTTTAACCTATACATAATTGACACAATTTTTATGTATGAGATTTACTCAAAGAAATTAATTATCAATCAAATGTTGTTTTTAGAACTTGAATAGGCAACATTTTTAAAGAAGTACCTTTTAGTTGTTTCAAAGTgatcattattttttgtttatttctatATTGTTTAGATAGAGACGGAAGTTGGTAAAATTGTCAACAATTAATTTCACGATCCTCGCCATAAAAAAGTTCTTGGTTTTGTTAATTAAACTTTTTCCTCTTTTTCTACTTCATGGGACAAAAAAAACTACACATACACCTCTACTCATTGCCAATGTCATATAATTCCACTGCAAATAACATGGACAAGCGAAAAAGGATAACATctataattacaaataaaatatgagaTTAAGAACATGTGTCACATCCTCCATCATCTTCCACATTAAATCGATTTGTGCAAATTTGTCAAGTTAACATAGTCAAGTAAACATTGTATTTTGGgatattaaatatgtttagaattttattttcaagTCAAACTCACTCACGGGTTGTAGAACATTTTAGGGCACAAAATGTATTAAATTCAACAAAACAACCAGAAACTAACAATCTTTTGACAGACAATACAGTTAGCATCTTTATCCAAAGGGTAAATAAGGATAAACTTCACAATATTCATCACTTAACAAAAATCAAACAACatcaatctttaaaaaataaactaataaataGAAAATGTATTAACTTTGGTGAAACGTACTGAACCACTCCCAATGTAATGCCACCGCGCCACCCAACCACCATCAAAACAAGGTGAAACGCACTTGACCACTTCCCGCTTGGACAACCCTGACAACGATGAACGAGAAAGGGTGGAAGAGAAGGTGGAAGACAAACAAAGGCTGGAACAGAATCTGAAAGAGAGGCTGAAAGAAAATGGAAGAGAAACAAACATTGGAAGAGATTCTAGAAGAGAGATTTAAAGAGAACTTGGAGGAGAATCGGAAGAGAAACAAAAGCCACACCAATCCTAAAATGAAAACTTAAACactcaatttttaaattttttcaaaataatccAACACATTGCGTGGAGTCCacacataattaaaatattattattttattccaCGTTGATGGTTGTATCATGGCGCAACTAATTTTggaccctaaacctgatttggACAACCCAAAATTAGCTCTAGTGAGTGTTCATGTTGGTTCTGGAAGGCATCAGGTGAGGAGAAAGTGGGTTAAATGAGTTCCTTAGAGGCCATGAGATTATGGTAGTGTGAAGGGAGCAAaaaaattcactcaacttaTATAGTAACAGTTTGTGGTGACACTAGTAGCAATATGTTGTGCCCCACATTACAATTCCTGCACAGACCCAGGGAAACTTTTTATGAAAATGGGAAGTCAGTGCTCTTCCTGGTTAGGGAGGGGCATTAGGTGGGGAGAAAGTAGGTTAAATGAATTCACTAG
This region includes:
- the LOC137838239 gene encoding uncharacterized protein, whose translation is MATSLKYLICVLFLSFAMKGSSFCNLNNINIGTTRSGRTVGGKPEWNVVVKNNCNCSQSQIRLSCEGFKTTESVSPSLLSIQGNSCLLISGNALLGFQSISFSYAWDPPFLLLPLTSHTSCSS